Genomic DNA from Taurinivorans muris:
CGCGATATTTCTGGCTGTCGCACGAGCCAAACCGATTTCAGGGTCAAGATCCAGCAAAATGGTCAAATCAGGCTTCAAACCGTTTGTAGCAAGCGCATTCAGCATATTAAGCCGATCAATGTCCATGCCCCGCCCGTAGCCCTGATAAGCAACGGTGCTGTCAATGAAACGGTCGCATAAAACGATTTTTCCCTGTGCCAGCGCAGGAGCGATGCAGGTTTCCGTATGTTCCGCCCTATCCGCCAAAAAAAGCAACAATTCCGCCGTAGGGCAAATTTTTTCTTCGGCATTTAAAATAATGCCGCGGAGCTTTTTTCCCAGTTCGCTTCCGCCGGGTTCGCGGGTCAGCAGCACTTCTTTGCCGCAGCTCCCGAAATAAGCGACCATTTTTTGAATAAGCGTTGTTTTTCCTGCGCCTTCGACTCCTTCGAGGCTGATGAACAAACCTGCCATACTATCCCCTATTCAGTAAAAAATCCCATTAAGGAACATTGTTTTTCTTTCGGTTCCTTCTTTGTTTTTTCCTTCTCTTTTTGTTTCGGGGTTTGCGGCATCCTGCACAAACTCCTGCCAAGCAGACCGACCCATGCGGACCATGCTATTTCCTGGTTCGCGCCTTCTTCTTTTTCCGGCGTCTGGCTGAACGCTTCACGGCACTGCGCCAATTTTGCGTCCATATTGTCGGCATAATGCAGACAAAACGCCTCGGGGCTGAGGGGAACGCGCGGCGCGCCGAACTCCGGCTCACCGTGATGGGATAAAATCAAGTGTTCAAAATGCAAAGCAAGGACGGGATCGACTTTCGCCTTGTCCAAAAAAGGTTTCAGCATAAGTATGCCCTGAACGATATGCCCGAGCATTTTTCCCTCGTCAGTGTAATCATTGGCAATTCCGCCGGAAAGTTCATCCAGTTTGCCTATATCATGAAAAAGCGCCGCGACAAAAAGCGTTTGCCTGTCCAATTCGGGATAATGATCGGATAATTTCAGACAAAGACCCGCCACGGAAAACATATGTTCCAAAAGTCCGCCCGCATAGGCATGGTGGACGGATTTCGCGGCAGGAGCAAGCAGGAGTTTCGCCCGTATCCCTGCGTCGCCCAGCACATTTTTGCAAAAATCCCTCCAAGGGGCATAGCGTATTTCCTGATCGACGCATTCTTCGATTTGGGCTAAAATTTCAGAGGGCGGCGTTGCTGAAGTCTGCATAAACGCGCTCATATCCAATTCTTCCGGATCTTCCACGAAACGGAGCGCCTCAATCGTAAATTGCAGCTGTTCCCGAAAAAGGGAAGTCCTTCCCCTGACTTCGATAAAATCACCCGCTTTCAGTTCCCCGACATTCTGACTGAGAGGCGACCAAATTTTCGCTTCCAAAATTCCGCTTGCGTCGCGAAGCTTCACGGACCAAAAAGGTCCGTTGCGTCCTTCCGACTTCTGAGCGGAACCGACTAAAAAAACGGAACAGACACTTTCACCGATTTGGACATCTGTCTGAATATTTTTTATGCAAATCCTCTGCATGCTTATTCCTCATGTATGCTTTTAAATGCTGAACAGACATTTTTGCATAGATGCCTGCTTTCGTCAAATCCTTAAAAATCGCCCCGTCCAAGGAAATTTTTATTTTTTCAGCTTTCACATTGCCAAAAATTTCACTTTATAGTATGATTAATCATCATTTAATAAGTATTCTTGGAGGAACTATGCCCTTAGTCGGACCAAAAGAAATGTTTGCCCGCGCGTATGCCGAGTCTTATGCTGTTGGTGCGTTCAACATCAATAACATGGAAATCATACAAGGTATCATGCAGGCGGCATCGGAAGAAAAATCCCCTGTCATTCTGCAAGTTTCTGCGGGAGCAAGAAAATATGCGGGTCAGCCTTACATCATGAAATTGGCGGAAGCCGCTCTTCAGGAAAATGATCTTCCCATGGTTGTCCATTTGGACCACGGCGCTGATTTTGAAATTT
This window encodes:
- the tmk gene encoding dTMP kinase; the encoded protein is MAGLFISLEGVEGAGKTTLIQKMVAYFGSCGKEVLLTREPGGSELGKKLRGIILNAEEKICPTAELLLFLADRAEHTETCIAPALAQGKIVLCDRFIDSTVAYQGYGRGMDIDRLNMLNALATNGLKPDLTILLDLDPEIGLARATARNIAQNLTVSEGRFEAEALEFHQKIRTGFLTISRREKRFLVVNAAQDADAVFADVLKALERLLEEKESE
- a CDS encoding 3'-5' exoribonuclease YhaM family protein, which encodes MQRICIKNIQTDVQIGESVCSVFLVGSAQKSEGRNGPFWSVKLRDASGILEAKIWSPLSQNVGELKAGDFIEVRGRTSLFREQLQFTIEALRFVEDPEELDMSAFMQTSATPPSEILAQIEECVDQEIRYAPWRDFCKNVLGDAGIRAKLLLAPAAKSVHHAYAGGLLEHMFSVAGLCLKLSDHYPELDRQTLFVAALFHDIGKLDELSGGIANDYTDEGKMLGHIVQGILMLKPFLDKAKVDPVLALHFEHLILSHHGEPEFGAPRVPLSPEAFCLHYADNMDAKLAQCREAFSQTPEKEEGANQEIAWSAWVGLLGRSLCRMPQTPKQKEKEKTKKEPKEKQCSLMGFFTE